The region AAGAGAGGGTACACAAAGTTCTGGCCCATTATGAAAAACAAACAGAAGAGGAAGCCTTAGCCGAGGATGAGGCAGCCTATGAGGACAGAACCCAGACTACAATAGATGTCCCAGTTGAATTAGTTCCTGCTGTCCGGGAACTTATCGCAAAGCATCAATCACAGCATCCGAAGACAACGGCAGATAACATCGGATAAAGGAGATATCATCAATGGACACCTCAGGACTTTTAGAACTCATCGAAAAGGGCGAGGATTCACAGACCCAGTTCAAAGAGCGATTTGAAAGCATAGACGCATTAGCGGCTGAGATATGTGCCTTCAGTAATTCAAATGGAGGAAATATCATAGTGGGAGTGTCCGATGATGGGAAGATCACCGGACTGAAAAAAGAAGATATCTGGAAATTAAATGAATGGGTATCCAGTACATGTTCTCAAAAGATGGACCCACAAGTCAACGTTACCACTCAAAACATAAAATACCAGGACCGAGTAGTCATGGTTATCAGCGTACCCATGGGATCAAATAAGTTCTATATGGCAAACGGTAAAGACATCTGGGTGAAAATAGGGGCAGATAAAAGAAGAGCAAAAAGGGAAGAGATACAGAGATTACTCCAATCCCCGGGTCACCTTTATGCAGATGAAATGCCGGTTGAGAACACAAATTTAAGCGATATCAATATTGATCTGTTCAGGTCTTTTTATGAGCACAGGACAAACGAAACACTTGAAAACCTCAACATTCCGCTTGAGAAACTAATGTCAAATCTAAAATTGATGGCAGATGATAAATTGACACTTGCAGGTCTTCTGGTATTCGGTAAAAAACCAGAAGAAAAAAAGCCGCAGTTTGTTATAAAAGCAGTTCTGTTCCCGGGTAATTCACCTGCAGTGAGCGAATATAAAGACAGCCGGGACATCATCGGCAACATACCTAAAATATTTGAAGCCGGCAGGTCGTTTTTAATAAACAATCTTCGATGGGTACAGAAAGATCAACACTTCAACACAACAGGCATCCTTGAAATTCCGCAAATAGCCTTAGAAGAAGCTCTTATTAATGCAATAGTCCACCGCAATTATTTCATTTCCAGCAATATCCGGATATTTATTTTTGACAACCGCGTTGAGATCATAAGTCCGGGAGCTTTACCCAACACGATCAATGTAGGCGTGCCGAGCTAAGCTCATATTCGCCAGCTGGTGAAAATCCAGCCTGAGGAA is a window of Methanosarcinales archaeon DNA encoding:
- a CDS encoding putative DNA binding domain-containing protein, encoding MDTSGLLELIEKGEDSQTQFKERFESIDALAAEICAFSNSNGGNIIVGVSDDGKITGLKKEDIWKLNEWVSSTCSQKMDPQVNVTTQNIKYQDRVVMVISVPMGSNKFYMANGKDIWVKIGADKRRAKREEIQRLLQSPGHLYADEMPVENTNLSDINIDLFRSFYEHRTNETLENLNIPLEKLMSNLKLMADDKLTLAGLLVFGKKPEEKKPQFVIKAVLFPGNSPAVSEYKDSRDIIGNIPKIFEAGRSFLINNLRWVQKDQHFNTTGILEIPQIALEEALINAIVHRNYFISSNIRIFIFDNRVEIISPGALPNTINVGVPS